A genomic region of Zea mays cultivar B73 chromosome 6, Zm-B73-REFERENCE-NAM-5.0, whole genome shotgun sequence contains the following coding sequences:
- the LOC100278833 gene encoding uncharacterized protein isoform X2, producing MTTEVNQNFFAWSQEETSVQDLSQGTSQMFGHGSISFGRFDLESLEWEKWSVFTNDRRHEEFGKFNGLVAKKKAYFEEYFKRIRELKALQQQDQQTELHLEYCGDGSDSSQTGEYEPAAAHGAPTESETLVEDSTKQTAAATTFEHGTECYGYHENGSLVNEISAPTHFSPVGDLQHIGKQMKGSVSGKMDILKQDANSSQDVPMIHEIMITPNKRAIEKDSRVGQASKTISKTVKGPCSGEPSVINQMAKPENILSLRRPREATSDLVGTTARSGITGVRRPSAALQRPSTKERRPVTKDASRKHAEVTTPCRPSTSERRTVTGESALKPENNAIPCRPVTAHRRPITKESATRQCSIATPRRPSTADRRPATKDLTPKLSNIAAPHRPSTAHRRPISKESAPKHFNVASPHRPSTVERHTSGRDMTSKYVGIATSYLPSAVKQRPITGEGAHKHADVVTLSCSTADRRPIRDVAPKYATLALPRRPSTAERHPIARDIAPKNGLSLRPSTAERRTIARNVEPKHAPAQRPSTAERRPVTRETVLKQANVANSCLPLTPDRRLTKKGDISTLECPSTGGRCPITSGTALWSRTMPYYSKGALVTEVTPQKTITPRVVRNSKLENLRCYAKERVELQVDRKQKSSLFNLSSKKTLTSNVRDDQGLEMFKKPNKEGGVRAHAYKSNNATTSWTGNVKTKAPVPPPLPPRRPYCTEKKPNVNSSPVGGRKTKASAPHWH from the exons ATGACAACTGAGGTCAATCAAAACTTTTTTGCATGGTCACAGGAGGAAACTTCGGTGCAAGATCTTTCACAG GGAACATCACAAATGTTTGGTCATGGTTCCATATCTTTTGGAAGATTTGACTTGGAATCATTAGAATGGGAGAAATGGTCTGTATTTACCAATGACAGGCGTCATGAAGAGTTTGGAAAGTTCAATGGATTAGTtgcgaagaagaaggcatactttGAAGAATACTTTAAGAGGATTAGGGAGCTTAAGGCTTTACAGCAACAGGACCAGCAAACTGAACTTCATCTGGAGTACTGTGGTGATGGCAGCGATTCTAGTCAAACAGGAGAATATGAACCAGCTGCAGCCCATGGAGCTCCTACTGAATCTGAAACACTTGTTGAAGATTCCACAAAGCAGACAGCAGCTGCAACCACGTTTGAACATGGAACGGAATGCTACGGTTATCATGAGAATGGGAGTTTAGTTAATGAAATTTCTGCACCAACCCATTTTTCACCTGTTGGTGATTTGCAGCATATAGGCAAACAAATGAAAGGAAGTGTTAGTGGCAAAATGGATATATTGAAGCAAGATGCTAATTCCAGCCAAGATGTTCCTATGATCCATGAGATTATGATCACTCCTAACAAACGAGCAATTGAGAAAGACTCTCGGGTTGGTCAGGCTTCAAAAACAATTTCGAAGACTGTCAAG GGACCCTGTTCAGGCGAGCCTAGTGTGATAAACCAGATGGCGAAACCAGAAAATATCCTGTCATTGCGGAGGCCAAGAGAAGCAACCAGTGATTTAGTTGGCACCACAGCAAGAAGTGGTATTACAGGTGTAAGAAGACCTTCAGCAGCATTACAACGGCCCTCTACCAAAGAACGGCGACCTGTCACAAAAGATGCTTCAAGGAAGCATGCTGAAGTTACCACCCCATGCCGTCCATCTACTTCTGAAAGACGCACGGTGACCGGAGAGTCGGCACTAAAGCCTGAAAACAATGCTATTCCATGTCGACCTGTTACCGCTCACAGACGCCCTATCACCAAAGAATCAGCAACAAGGCAATGCAGCATTGCTACACCACGCCGGCCTTCTACTGCTGACAGGCGCCCTGCCACCAAAGATCTAACACCAAAGCTATCCAACATTGCTGCCCCACATCGACCTTCTACTGCTCACAGGCGCCCTATATCCAAAGAGTCGGCACCAAAGCATTTCAATGTTGCTAGCCCACATAGACCTTCTACTGTTGAAAGGCACACTAGTGGCAGAGATATGACATCGAAGTATGTTGGTATTGCTACCTCATATCTGCCATCTGCTGTCAAACAGCGCCCTATCACTGGAGAGGGTGCACATAAGCATGCTGATGTTGTCACCCTGAGCTGTTCTACTGCTGATAGGCGCCCCATTAGAGACGTTGCACCAAAGTATGCCACTTTAGCTCTGCCAAGGAGACCGTCTACTGCCGAGAGGCACCCCATTGCTAGAGATATTGCACCAAAGAATGGTTTATCACTCAGACCTTCTACTGCAGAGAGGCGAACCATTGCTAGAAATGTTGAACCAAAGCATGCACCGGCACAGAGGCCTTCTACTGCTGAGAGACGTCCTGTTACCAGAGAGACTGTACTGAAGCAAGCTAATGTTGCCAACTCATGTTTACCTTTGACGCCAGATAGACGCCTCACCAAAAAAGGTGACATTTCCACCCTTGAGTGCCCTTCTACAGGAGGAAGGTGCCCTATCACCAGTGGTACTGCACTCTGGTCAAGAACAATGCCGTACTATTCAAAGGGTGCTTTGGTCACAGAA GTTACTCCCCAGAAGACAATAACTCCCAGGGTTGTTAGAAACAGCAAGCTAGAAAACCTAAGGTG CTATGCAAAAGAAAGGGTGGAACTTCAAGTGGATAGAAAGCAAAAGTCAAG TCTTTTTAACCTGTCCTCGAAGAAAACATTGACTTCCAACGTTAGAGATGACCAAGGTCTTGAAATGTTCAAAAAGCCAAACAAGGAG GGGGGAGTTCGGGCTCATGCATACAAATCAAATAATGCAACTACTTCATGGACCGGAAATGTAAAGACAAAGGCTCCTGTG CCTCCGCCTCTGCCACCGCGCCGACCGTACTGCACTGAGAAGAAACCGAATGTCAACAGTTCACCTGTTGGTGGAAGAAAGACAAA GGCCTCAGCTCCACACTGGCACTGA
- the LOC100278833 gene encoding uncharacterized protein isoform X1, whose protein sequence is MTTEVNQNFFAWSQEETSVQDLSQGTSQMFGHGSISFGRFDLESLEWEKWSVFTNDRRHEEFGKFNGLVAKKKAYFEEYFKRIRELKALQQQDQQTELHLEYCGDGSDSSQTGEYEPAAAHGAPTESETLVEDSTKQTAAATTFEHGTECYGYHENGSLVNEISAPTHFSPVGDLQHIGKQMKGSVSGKMDILKQDANSSQDVPMIHEIMITPNKRAIEKDSRVGQASKTISKTVKVTSSNVSDHTYVSKGPCSGEPSVINQMAKPENILSLRRPREATSDLVGTTARSGITGVRRPSAALQRPSTKERRPVTKDASRKHAEVTTPCRPSTSERRTVTGESALKPENNAIPCRPVTAHRRPITKESATRQCSIATPRRPSTADRRPATKDLTPKLSNIAAPHRPSTAHRRPISKESAPKHFNVASPHRPSTVERHTSGRDMTSKYVGIATSYLPSAVKQRPITGEGAHKHADVVTLSCSTADRRPIRDVAPKYATLALPRRPSTAERHPIARDIAPKNGLSLRPSTAERRTIARNVEPKHAPAQRPSTAERRPVTRETVLKQANVANSCLPLTPDRRLTKKGDISTLECPSTGGRCPITSGTALWSRTMPYYSKGALVTEVTPQKTITPRVVRNSKLENLRCYAKERVELQVDRKQKSSLFNLSSKKTLTSNVRDDQGLEMFKKPNKEGGVRAHAYKSNNATTSWTGNVKTKAPVPPPLPPRRPYCTEKKPNVNSSPVGGRKTKASAPHWH, encoded by the exons ATGACAACTGAGGTCAATCAAAACTTTTTTGCATGGTCACAGGAGGAAACTTCGGTGCAAGATCTTTCACAG GGAACATCACAAATGTTTGGTCATGGTTCCATATCTTTTGGAAGATTTGACTTGGAATCATTAGAATGGGAGAAATGGTCTGTATTTACCAATGACAGGCGTCATGAAGAGTTTGGAAAGTTCAATGGATTAGTtgcgaagaagaaggcatactttGAAGAATACTTTAAGAGGATTAGGGAGCTTAAGGCTTTACAGCAACAGGACCAGCAAACTGAACTTCATCTGGAGTACTGTGGTGATGGCAGCGATTCTAGTCAAACAGGAGAATATGAACCAGCTGCAGCCCATGGAGCTCCTACTGAATCTGAAACACTTGTTGAAGATTCCACAAAGCAGACAGCAGCTGCAACCACGTTTGAACATGGAACGGAATGCTACGGTTATCATGAGAATGGGAGTTTAGTTAATGAAATTTCTGCACCAACCCATTTTTCACCTGTTGGTGATTTGCAGCATATAGGCAAACAAATGAAAGGAAGTGTTAGTGGCAAAATGGATATATTGAAGCAAGATGCTAATTCCAGCCAAGATGTTCCTATGATCCATGAGATTATGATCACTCCTAACAAACGAGCAATTGAGAAAGACTCTCGGGTTGGTCAGGCTTCAAAAACAATTTCGAAGACTGTCAAGGTGACTTCTAGTAATGTTTCTGATCACACATACGTTTCCAAG GGACCCTGTTCAGGCGAGCCTAGTGTGATAAACCAGATGGCGAAACCAGAAAATATCCTGTCATTGCGGAGGCCAAGAGAAGCAACCAGTGATTTAGTTGGCACCACAGCAAGAAGTGGTATTACAGGTGTAAGAAGACCTTCAGCAGCATTACAACGGCCCTCTACCAAAGAACGGCGACCTGTCACAAAAGATGCTTCAAGGAAGCATGCTGAAGTTACCACCCCATGCCGTCCATCTACTTCTGAAAGACGCACGGTGACCGGAGAGTCGGCACTAAAGCCTGAAAACAATGCTATTCCATGTCGACCTGTTACCGCTCACAGACGCCCTATCACCAAAGAATCAGCAACAAGGCAATGCAGCATTGCTACACCACGCCGGCCTTCTACTGCTGACAGGCGCCCTGCCACCAAAGATCTAACACCAAAGCTATCCAACATTGCTGCCCCACATCGACCTTCTACTGCTCACAGGCGCCCTATATCCAAAGAGTCGGCACCAAAGCATTTCAATGTTGCTAGCCCACATAGACCTTCTACTGTTGAAAGGCACACTAGTGGCAGAGATATGACATCGAAGTATGTTGGTATTGCTACCTCATATCTGCCATCTGCTGTCAAACAGCGCCCTATCACTGGAGAGGGTGCACATAAGCATGCTGATGTTGTCACCCTGAGCTGTTCTACTGCTGATAGGCGCCCCATTAGAGACGTTGCACCAAAGTATGCCACTTTAGCTCTGCCAAGGAGACCGTCTACTGCCGAGAGGCACCCCATTGCTAGAGATATTGCACCAAAGAATGGTTTATCACTCAGACCTTCTACTGCAGAGAGGCGAACCATTGCTAGAAATGTTGAACCAAAGCATGCACCGGCACAGAGGCCTTCTACTGCTGAGAGACGTCCTGTTACCAGAGAGACTGTACTGAAGCAAGCTAATGTTGCCAACTCATGTTTACCTTTGACGCCAGATAGACGCCTCACCAAAAAAGGTGACATTTCCACCCTTGAGTGCCCTTCTACAGGAGGAAGGTGCCCTATCACCAGTGGTACTGCACTCTGGTCAAGAACAATGCCGTACTATTCAAAGGGTGCTTTGGTCACAGAA GTTACTCCCCAGAAGACAATAACTCCCAGGGTTGTTAGAAACAGCAAGCTAGAAAACCTAAGGTG CTATGCAAAAGAAAGGGTGGAACTTCAAGTGGATAGAAAGCAAAAGTCAAG TCTTTTTAACCTGTCCTCGAAGAAAACATTGACTTCCAACGTTAGAGATGACCAAGGTCTTGAAATGTTCAAAAAGCCAAACAAGGAG GGGGGAGTTCGGGCTCATGCATACAAATCAAATAATGCAACTACTTCATGGACCGGAAATGTAAAGACAAAGGCTCCTGTG CCTCCGCCTCTGCCACCGCGCCGACCGTACTGCACTGAGAAGAAACCGAATGTCAACAGTTCACCTGTTGGTGGAAGAAAGACAAA GGCCTCAGCTCCACACTGGCACTGA
- the LOC100278833 gene encoding uncharacterized protein isoform X3 — protein sequence MTTEVNQNFFAWSQEETSVQDLSQGTSQMFGHGSISFGRFDLESLEWEKWSVFTNDRRHEEFGKFNGLVAKKKAYFEEYFKRIRELKALQQQDQQTELHLEYCGDGSDSSQTGEYEPAAAHGAPTESETLVEDSTKQTAAATTFEHGTECYGYHENGSLVNEISAPTHFSPVGDLQHIGKQMKGSVSGKMDILKQDANSSQDVPMIHEIMITPNKRAIEKDSRVGQASKTISKTVKGPCSGEPSVINQMAKPENILSLRRPREATSDLVGTTARSGITGVRRPSAALQRPSTKERRPVTKDASRKHAEVTTPCRPSTSERRTVTGESALKPENNAIPCRPVTAHRRPITKESATRQCSIATPRRPSTADRRPATKDLTPKLSNIAAPHRPSTAHRRPISKESAPKHFNVASPHRPSTVERHTSGRDMTSKYVGIATSYLPSAVKQRPITGEGAHKHADVVTLSCSTADRRPIRDVAPKYATLALPRRPSTAERHPIARDIAPKNGLSLRPSTAERRTIARNVEPKHAPAQRPSTAERRPVTRETVLKQANVANSCLPLTPDRRLTKKGDISTLECPSTGGRCPITSGTALWSRTMPYYSKGALVTEVTPQKTITPRVVRNSKLENLSYAKERVELQVDRKQKSSLFNLSSKKTLTSNVRDDQGLEMFKKPNKEGGVRAHAYKSNNATTSWTGNVKTKAPVPPPLPPRRPYCTEKKPNVNSSPVGGRKTKASAPHWH from the exons ATGACAACTGAGGTCAATCAAAACTTTTTTGCATGGTCACAGGAGGAAACTTCGGTGCAAGATCTTTCACAG GGAACATCACAAATGTTTGGTCATGGTTCCATATCTTTTGGAAGATTTGACTTGGAATCATTAGAATGGGAGAAATGGTCTGTATTTACCAATGACAGGCGTCATGAAGAGTTTGGAAAGTTCAATGGATTAGTtgcgaagaagaaggcatactttGAAGAATACTTTAAGAGGATTAGGGAGCTTAAGGCTTTACAGCAACAGGACCAGCAAACTGAACTTCATCTGGAGTACTGTGGTGATGGCAGCGATTCTAGTCAAACAGGAGAATATGAACCAGCTGCAGCCCATGGAGCTCCTACTGAATCTGAAACACTTGTTGAAGATTCCACAAAGCAGACAGCAGCTGCAACCACGTTTGAACATGGAACGGAATGCTACGGTTATCATGAGAATGGGAGTTTAGTTAATGAAATTTCTGCACCAACCCATTTTTCACCTGTTGGTGATTTGCAGCATATAGGCAAACAAATGAAAGGAAGTGTTAGTGGCAAAATGGATATATTGAAGCAAGATGCTAATTCCAGCCAAGATGTTCCTATGATCCATGAGATTATGATCACTCCTAACAAACGAGCAATTGAGAAAGACTCTCGGGTTGGTCAGGCTTCAAAAACAATTTCGAAGACTGTCAAG GGACCCTGTTCAGGCGAGCCTAGTGTGATAAACCAGATGGCGAAACCAGAAAATATCCTGTCATTGCGGAGGCCAAGAGAAGCAACCAGTGATTTAGTTGGCACCACAGCAAGAAGTGGTATTACAGGTGTAAGAAGACCTTCAGCAGCATTACAACGGCCCTCTACCAAAGAACGGCGACCTGTCACAAAAGATGCTTCAAGGAAGCATGCTGAAGTTACCACCCCATGCCGTCCATCTACTTCTGAAAGACGCACGGTGACCGGAGAGTCGGCACTAAAGCCTGAAAACAATGCTATTCCATGTCGACCTGTTACCGCTCACAGACGCCCTATCACCAAAGAATCAGCAACAAGGCAATGCAGCATTGCTACACCACGCCGGCCTTCTACTGCTGACAGGCGCCCTGCCACCAAAGATCTAACACCAAAGCTATCCAACATTGCTGCCCCACATCGACCTTCTACTGCTCACAGGCGCCCTATATCCAAAGAGTCGGCACCAAAGCATTTCAATGTTGCTAGCCCACATAGACCTTCTACTGTTGAAAGGCACACTAGTGGCAGAGATATGACATCGAAGTATGTTGGTATTGCTACCTCATATCTGCCATCTGCTGTCAAACAGCGCCCTATCACTGGAGAGGGTGCACATAAGCATGCTGATGTTGTCACCCTGAGCTGTTCTACTGCTGATAGGCGCCCCATTAGAGACGTTGCACCAAAGTATGCCACTTTAGCTCTGCCAAGGAGACCGTCTACTGCCGAGAGGCACCCCATTGCTAGAGATATTGCACCAAAGAATGGTTTATCACTCAGACCTTCTACTGCAGAGAGGCGAACCATTGCTAGAAATGTTGAACCAAAGCATGCACCGGCACAGAGGCCTTCTACTGCTGAGAGACGTCCTGTTACCAGAGAGACTGTACTGAAGCAAGCTAATGTTGCCAACTCATGTTTACCTTTGACGCCAGATAGACGCCTCACCAAAAAAGGTGACATTTCCACCCTTGAGTGCCCTTCTACAGGAGGAAGGTGCCCTATCACCAGTGGTACTGCACTCTGGTCAAGAACAATGCCGTACTATTCAAAGGGTGCTTTGGTCACAGAA GTTACTCCCCAGAAGACAATAACTCCCAGGGTTGTTAGAAACAGCAAGCTAGAAAACCTAAG CTATGCAAAAGAAAGGGTGGAACTTCAAGTGGATAGAAAGCAAAAGTCAAG TCTTTTTAACCTGTCCTCGAAGAAAACATTGACTTCCAACGTTAGAGATGACCAAGGTCTTGAAATGTTCAAAAAGCCAAACAAGGAG GGGGGAGTTCGGGCTCATGCATACAAATCAAATAATGCAACTACTTCATGGACCGGAAATGTAAAGACAAAGGCTCCTGTG CCTCCGCCTCTGCCACCGCGCCGACCGTACTGCACTGAGAAGAAACCGAATGTCAACAGTTCACCTGTTGGTGGAAGAAAGACAAA GGCCTCAGCTCCACACTGGCACTGA
- the LOC100278833 gene encoding uncharacterized protein LOC100278833, translated as MTTEVNQNFFAWSQEETSVQDLSQGTSQMFGHGSISFGRFDLESLEWEKWSVFTNDRRHEEFGKFNGLVAKKKAYFEEYFKRIRELKALQQQDQQTELHLEYCGDGSDSSQTGEYEPAAAHGAPTESETLVEDSTKQTAAATTFEHGTECYGYHENGSLVNEISAPTHFSPVGDLQHIGKQMKGSVSGKMDILKQDANSSQDVPMIHEIMITPNKRAIEKDSRVGQASKTISKTVKVTSSNVSDHTYVSKGPCSGEPSVINQMAKPENILSLRRPREATSDLVGTTARSGITGVRRPSAALQRPSTKERRPVTKDASRKHAEVTTPCRPSTSERRTVTGESALKPENNAIPCRPVTAHRRPITKESATRQCSIATPRRPSTADRRPATKDLTPKLSNIAAPHRPSTAHRRPISKESAPKHFNVASPHRPSTVERHTSGRDMTSKYVGIATSYLPSAVKQRPITGEGAHKHADVVTLSCSTADRRPIRDVAPKYATLALPRRPSTAERHPIARDIAPKNGLSLRPSTAERRTIARNVEPKHAPAQRPSTAERRPVTRETVLKQANVANSCLPLTPDRRLTKKGDISTLECPSTGGRCPITSGTALWSRTMPYYSKGALVTEVTPQKTITPRVVRNSKLENLSYAKERVELQVDRKQKSSLFNLSSKKTLTSNVRDDQGLEMFKKPNKEGGVRAHAYKSNNATTSWTGNVKTKAPVPPPLPPRRPYCTEKKPNVNSSPVGGRKTKASAPHWH; from the exons ATGACAACTGAGGTCAATCAAAACTTTTTTGCATGGTCACAGGAGGAAACTTCGGTGCAAGATCTTTCACAG GGAACATCACAAATGTTTGGTCATGGTTCCATATCTTTTGGAAGATTTGACTTGGAATCATTAGAATGGGAGAAATGGTCTGTATTTACCAATGACAGGCGTCATGAAGAGTTTGGAAAGTTCAATGGATTAGTtgcgaagaagaaggcatactttGAAGAATACTTTAAGAGGATTAGGGAGCTTAAGGCTTTACAGCAACAGGACCAGCAAACTGAACTTCATCTGGAGTACTGTGGTGATGGCAGCGATTCTAGTCAAACAGGAGAATATGAACCAGCTGCAGCCCATGGAGCTCCTACTGAATCTGAAACACTTGTTGAAGATTCCACAAAGCAGACAGCAGCTGCAACCACGTTTGAACATGGAACGGAATGCTACGGTTATCATGAGAATGGGAGTTTAGTTAATGAAATTTCTGCACCAACCCATTTTTCACCTGTTGGTGATTTGCAGCATATAGGCAAACAAATGAAAGGAAGTGTTAGTGGCAAAATGGATATATTGAAGCAAGATGCTAATTCCAGCCAAGATGTTCCTATGATCCATGAGATTATGATCACTCCTAACAAACGAGCAATTGAGAAAGACTCTCGGGTTGGTCAGGCTTCAAAAACAATTTCGAAGACTGTCAAGGTGACTTCTAGTAATGTTTCTGATCACACATACGTTTCCAAG GGACCCTGTTCAGGCGAGCCTAGTGTGATAAACCAGATGGCGAAACCAGAAAATATCCTGTCATTGCGGAGGCCAAGAGAAGCAACCAGTGATTTAGTTGGCACCACAGCAAGAAGTGGTATTACAGGTGTAAGAAGACCTTCAGCAGCATTACAACGGCCCTCTACCAAAGAACGGCGACCTGTCACAAAAGATGCTTCAAGGAAGCATGCTGAAGTTACCACCCCATGCCGTCCATCTACTTCTGAAAGACGCACGGTGACCGGAGAGTCGGCACTAAAGCCTGAAAACAATGCTATTCCATGTCGACCTGTTACCGCTCACAGACGCCCTATCACCAAAGAATCAGCAACAAGGCAATGCAGCATTGCTACACCACGCCGGCCTTCTACTGCTGACAGGCGCCCTGCCACCAAAGATCTAACACCAAAGCTATCCAACATTGCTGCCCCACATCGACCTTCTACTGCTCACAGGCGCCCTATATCCAAAGAGTCGGCACCAAAGCATTTCAATGTTGCTAGCCCACATAGACCTTCTACTGTTGAAAGGCACACTAGTGGCAGAGATATGACATCGAAGTATGTTGGTATTGCTACCTCATATCTGCCATCTGCTGTCAAACAGCGCCCTATCACTGGAGAGGGTGCACATAAGCATGCTGATGTTGTCACCCTGAGCTGTTCTACTGCTGATAGGCGCCCCATTAGAGACGTTGCACCAAAGTATGCCACTTTAGCTCTGCCAAGGAGACCGTCTACTGCCGAGAGGCACCCCATTGCTAGAGATATTGCACCAAAGAATGGTTTATCACTCAGACCTTCTACTGCAGAGAGGCGAACCATTGCTAGAAATGTTGAACCAAAGCATGCACCGGCACAGAGGCCTTCTACTGCTGAGAGACGTCCTGTTACCAGAGAGACTGTACTGAAGCAAGCTAATGTTGCCAACTCATGTTTACCTTTGACGCCAGATAGACGCCTCACCAAAAAAGGTGACATTTCCACCCTTGAGTGCCCTTCTACAGGAGGAAGGTGCCCTATCACCAGTGGTACTGCACTCTGGTCAAGAACAATGCCGTACTATTCAAAGGGTGCTTTGGTCACAGAA GTTACTCCCCAGAAGACAATAACTCCCAGGGTTGTTAGAAACAGCAAGCTAGAAAACCTAAG CTATGCAAAAGAAAGGGTGGAACTTCAAGTGGATAGAAAGCAAAAGTCAAG TCTTTTTAACCTGTCCTCGAAGAAAACATTGACTTCCAACGTTAGAGATGACCAAGGTCTTGAAATGTTCAAAAAGCCAAACAAGGAG GGGGGAGTTCGGGCTCATGCATACAAATCAAATAATGCAACTACTTCATGGACCGGAAATGTAAAGACAAAGGCTCCTGTG CCTCCGCCTCTGCCACCGCGCCGACCGTACTGCACTGAGAAGAAACCGAATGTCAACAGTTCACCTGTTGGTGGAAGAAAGACAAA GGCCTCAGCTCCACACTGGCACTGA